A single window of Nicotiana sylvestris chromosome 3, ASM39365v2, whole genome shotgun sequence DNA harbors:
- the LOC138887449 gene encoding uncharacterized protein, protein MPTRNIVRQSIRTLKLTNNKTEYEAMIADLELAKSLGAELVEAKCDSLIVVNQVNWTFESKEEQMQRYLDKLQVTLHQFKEWTLEHMPRDQNSEADALANLGSLVDDDEFSSRTVVHLMKSVVEEGHTEINSISLTWDWRNKYIDFLKTGKLPSNPKESRALRTMAATFSLSEGTLFRRTFDGPLAICLGTGDTEYVLREVHEGTCGNHLGAESLVQKIIRAGYYWIDIEKDAKDFVRRCDDC, encoded by the coding sequence ATGCCTACGAGAAATATAGTTAGGCAGTCTATTAGAACTTTGAAACTGACTAACAATAAGAcagagtatgaggccatgattgcagatCTCGAATTGGCTAAAAGCCTTGGGGCTGAGTTGGTCGAAGCTAAGTGCGATTCCCTCATTGTGGTAAATCAAGTTAATTGGACGTTTGAATCAAAAGAGGAACAAATGCAAAGATATTTAGATAAATTGCAGGTAACGCTGCATCAATTCAAGGAATGGACCCTTGAACACATGCCTCGAGATCAAAATAGCGAGGCTGATGCTCTGGCTAACTTGGGTtcattggttgatgatgatgaattCAGCTCAAGAACAGTCGTACATCTCATGAAATCAGTAGTGGAGGAAGGCCACACCGAAATAAATTCAATaagtttaacttgggattggagaaacaagtacATAGATTTCTTGAAGACTGGGAAGTTGCCCTCGAATCCTAAAGAATCAAGAGCCCTACGCACGATGGCAGCCACGTTCAGCCTGTCCGAAGGTACTCTATTCAGAAGAACATTCGACGGCCCACTTGCTATATGCTTGGGGACGGGAGATACCGAATATGTCTTGAGAGAAGTTCACGAAGGCACCTGCGGAAACCATTTAGGggcagaatctttggttcagaaGATAATCAGGGCCGGCTATTACTGGATCGAcatagagaaagatgcaaaggacTTTGTACGAAGATGTGATGATTGTTAG